A single window of Gemmatimonadota bacterium DNA harbors:
- a CDS encoding mannonate dehydratase — translation MYIGTQVACRNDTDIEVLAQLGVFNVDQTPEGPWAEWSADAIKSMRDRYDKYGINLEMIHIPLGSSNAFQNEAGAIFLGPSDERDRAIERMCETVKMAAEAGLRGLNYNITILGHMRTEPRYGRGGARLSSFEYDKLDQSLGEFEGGAADEDEMWARIDHWLQNIMPVAEEYKIQMACHPSDPGIGYGTTYRGVARVLGMVDGFKKFIDLYDSPYNGLNFCLGCMSESLEDPSADAYDVIRYFGERKKIFNVHFRNIKGGLGNFVEVFPDEGDVDMLKALRTFKEVGYEYMIMPDHVPGISGPESRQVGFAYTYGYIHALMQAVNEE, via the coding sequence ATGTATATCGGAACACAGGTGGCTTGTCGGAATGACACGGATATCGAGGTTCTCGCGCAACTCGGGGTTTTTAATGTCGATCAAACACCGGAGGGACCCTGGGCGGAGTGGAGTGCCGATGCGATTAAGTCCATGCGCGATCGGTATGATAAATACGGCATCAATCTCGAGATGATTCACATTCCGCTGGGTTCAAGCAATGCTTTTCAAAACGAGGCTGGCGCAATTTTCCTGGGTCCAAGCGATGAGCGTGATCGCGCTATTGAGCGGATGTGCGAGACGGTTAAAATGGCGGCGGAAGCGGGGTTGCGCGGGCTGAATTACAATATCACGATTTTGGGGCATATGCGGACAGAGCCGCGATACGGACGCGGGGGCGCGAGGTTGTCGTCGTTTGAGTACGACAAGTTGGACCAGTCTCTGGGCGAGTTTGAAGGCGGTGCTGCGGATGAAGACGAGATGTGGGCGCGCATCGATCACTGGTTGCAGAATATTATGCCCGTGGCGGAGGAGTACAAAATTCAGATGGCGTGTCATCCCTCGGATCCGGGTATTGGATATGGGACGACGTATCGAGGGGTCGCGCGCGTGCTCGGTATGGTGGATGGTTTTAAGAAGTTTATCGATTTGTACGATAGTCCGTATAATGGATTGAATTTTTGCCTGGGCTGTATGTCCGAGAGTCTGGAAGATCCCAGTGCGGACGCCTATGATGTGATCCGTTATTTTGGAGAGCGCAAGAAGATTTTCAATGTGCATTTCCGCAATATCAAGGGCGGGCTTGGCAATTTTGTCGAGGTGTTTCCCGATGAGGGCGATGTGGATATGCTGAAGGCTTTGCGGACGTTCAAAGAAGTCGGCTATGAATATATGATTATGCCCGATCACGTTCCGGGTATTTCCGGTCCCGAATCGAGGCAGGTCGGTTTTGCGTACACGTATGGATATATCCACGCGCTGATGCAAGCGGTTAATGAAGAGTAA
- a CDS encoding DUF2283 domain-containing protein — MKTVSLQITYRKGKPFAAYIYLSHRCGQKSVRTEAITEDLLIDYAQDGTPLGIEIVSPGIVSIDEIQGIFDRLGLGRVEPVELEPLNAA; from the coding sequence ATGAAAACTGTTTCTCTACAAATCACATATCGCAAGGGCAAACCATTTGCTGCCTATATTTATCTTTCTCATCGGTGCGGACAGAAAAGTGTACGCACCGAAGCGATAACAGAAGACCTGCTCATAGACTATGCTCAAGATGGTACGCCTCTTGGAATTGAGATTGTCTCGCCCGGAATTGTGAGTATAGATGAGATACAGGGGATATTTGATCGTCTGGGGCTTGGCAGAGTGGAACCCGTAGAGTTGGAGCCGCTCAATGCAGCATAA
- a CDS encoding DUF4258 domain-containing protein, with protein MNWPSWWEWDLGFTAHVEVRMEERDFSEIELRIMLDSASKLVPARRLGRWLIHTRHAGHPWVVVVEPDLDDKILMIVTAYPEEVHP; from the coding sequence ATGAATTGGCCAAGTTGGTGGGAATGGGACTTGGGTTTTACAGCGCATGTGGAAGTTCGGATGGAGGAGCGAGATTTTTCTGAGATCGAACTGCGGATAATGCTTGATAGTGCTTCAAAATTGGTCCCTGCACGTCGTCTTGGTCGTTGGCTTATTCATACACGCCATGCTGGACATCCCTGGGTTGTAGTCGTTGAGCCAGATTTGGACGACAAAATTCTTATGATTGTAACCGCATATCCTGAAGAGGTACATCCATGA
- a CDS encoding Ldh family oxidoreductase, with amino-acid sequence MNQPPESFVHVYEDRLLDFAAACFEKAGLETDHARVISRLLVNSDLRGVRSHGTRTVNGYCKSFENGSLNPRPNVRVIGETPTCAVIDGDGTVGYLPMVRAAEHAIRKAQELGMGMGLARHVGHIGSAGHYARMCSEAGCIGFCVQGRQQGNAKRDGRGPLLGYFGNPPICFAIPSGDEPPIVLDAATCILADYQRGPEFEALFEMIPAAFFKSIGYTAVASIMGGGLAGTGLPSSHEMKEKWPSSGAGGCVLAIRVDQAVSEEDFRAESDHMVRTVRETYEPMPGHDRALLPGAIEEERMALHRAEGIRYGEMEQENAREVSARLRVPLPWD; translated from the coding sequence ATGAATCAACCTCCTGAATCTTTTGTTCACGTCTATGAAGATCGCCTTCTGGATTTTGCTGCGGCTTGTTTTGAGAAGGCGGGGCTTGAGACCGATCACGCGCGGGTTATCAGCCGCCTGCTGGTCAATAGCGATCTGCGAGGTGTTCGCAGCCACGGTACGCGGACTGTGAATGGCTATTGCAAGAGTTTTGAAAATGGGAGTCTCAATCCGCGTCCCAATGTGCGGGTGATCGGTGAGACGCCGACGTGTGCTGTTATTGATGGGGATGGTACGGTGGGGTATCTCCCAATGGTGCGCGCGGCAGAGCACGCGATTCGCAAAGCTCAAGAGTTGGGTATGGGTATGGGGCTGGCGCGGCATGTGGGGCATATTGGTTCGGCGGGTCATTATGCGCGGATGTGTTCCGAGGCTGGGTGTATTGGTTTTTGCGTGCAGGGCAGGCAGCAGGGCAATGCAAAGAGGGATGGCAGGGGACCGCTTCTCGGCTATTTTGGCAATCCTCCAATATGTTTTGCGATTCCCTCTGGGGATGAGCCTCCGATTGTTCTGGATGCGGCGACCTGTATTTTGGCAGATTACCAGCGGGGTCCGGAGTTTGAGGCTTTGTTCGAGATGATTCCAGCGGCGTTTTTTAAGAGTATTGGGTACACGGCGGTGGCTTCGATTATGGGGGGTGGATTGGCGGGGACCGGTCTTCCGTCTTCTCATGAGATGAAGGAGAAATGGCCCTCGTCAGGTGCGGGTGGTTGTGTTCTTGCGATCCGCGTTGATCAGGCGGTTTCCGAGGAGGATTTCCGGGCTGAGTCAGATCACATGGTGAGAACGGTGCGCGAGACGTACGAGCCGATGCCGGGACATGACCGCGCGTTGTTGCCGGGTGCGATTGAGGAAGAGCGCATGGCGCTCCACCGCGCCGAGGGTATTCGCTATGGCGAGATGGAACAGGAGAACGCGCGCGAGGTTAGCGCACGCCTAAGGGTTCCGCTTCCCTGGGATTGA
- a CDS encoding phytanoyl-CoA dioxygenase family protein has translation MLTEQEVHYFKTFGFLILRQVFDQDELKTINEEFEHALTAAYRHAPFDGTRRHWVPMLGPDTPFFAGLLEDLRFCRVAEQLYGEDVFGVACDANRYVGDTQWHPDTRSPHQYGVKFAFYLKPVDAQSGALRVLPGSHICPFHDELRQAREASRLDLDEVPAFVCASEPGDVVAFDLRLWHASLGGGVDRRMCTAVYYNNPKTAEEERVTREQGRSNADTAVRFDRPAEPIHPPHWLANVHGDPRRQRWIDRMRVLEFLD, from the coding sequence ATGCTGACGGAGCAAGAGGTCCACTATTTTAAGACGTTCGGATTTCTGATTCTTCGGCAGGTGTTTGATCAGGACGAGTTGAAGACGATTAACGAGGAGTTCGAGCATGCTCTGACAGCGGCGTATCGACACGCGCCTTTTGACGGTACGCGTCGGCATTGGGTGCCTATGCTGGGACCGGATACGCCCTTTTTTGCGGGTTTGCTGGAAGATCTCAGGTTTTGCAGGGTGGCAGAGCAGCTCTACGGGGAGGATGTGTTTGGCGTGGCTTGCGATGCCAATCGCTATGTGGGCGATACACAGTGGCATCCGGATACGCGGAGTCCTCACCAGTATGGCGTTAAGTTCGCTTTTTATCTCAAGCCAGTAGATGCACAAAGCGGCGCGTTGCGCGTGTTACCGGGGTCACATATATGTCCTTTTCACGATGAGTTGCGACAGGCGCGAGAAGCGTCTCGCCTGGATCTCGACGAGGTACCGGCTTTTGTGTGTGCGTCAGAGCCGGGAGATGTGGTGGCTTTTGACCTGCGGCTCTGGCATGCGAGTCTTGGTGGTGGTGTCGATCGCCGGATGTGTACGGCTGTCTATTACAATAATCCCAAGACTGCTGAGGAAGAGCGCGTGACGCGGGAGCAGGGGAGGTCGAATGCGGATACTGCGGTCAGATTTGATCGCCCTGCAGAGCCGATCCATCCGCCGCACTGGCTGGCAAATGTCCACGGAGATCCGAGGCGCCAGCGCTGGATTGACCGAATGAGAGTGCTTGAGTTTTTAGATTAG
- a CDS encoding muconate cycloisomerase produces MKITSVDLTPVASRRETGHLSRHVIVRIHTDEGLIGLGEMSDVNDWSVMYDLNDVKGAYESLLVGKDPLAWRTITIEARSRFRMGGAIRAGFEIGLFDLVGKIQGQSVAGVFGGALRDKWRVCYPIFRNYSREDAEANIARVNRRMKEGQDLFRLYHGGNVEADEIFLDGVKSSWGDQFVLKSLDFSGAHKWKRVVQALDVLLRYYRPFHLESVSDRRDLEGQYEVRKRIDLPISEHVSSLDQAYQFARHRYVDIFNISLSGAGGFTNALHIAQVADAAGLSCLVGTTQELSIGVAAQATFGSVVENLDYPGDPTGGLLYESDVVKERIQYEKGYVILPEGPGLGMELDEEKVAAISEPLSSVS; encoded by the coding sequence ATGAAGATCACGAGCGTTGATTTGACTCCCGTTGCGTCGAGGCGTGAGACTGGACATTTGTCTCGTCACGTTATTGTTCGCATTCACACTGATGAGGGATTGATCGGTCTGGGGGAGATGTCCGATGTGAACGACTGGAGTGTTATGTACGATCTCAATGATGTCAAGGGTGCCTACGAGTCGTTGCTCGTGGGGAAGGATCCGTTGGCGTGGCGCACGATTACCATTGAAGCGAGGTCCCGGTTCCGAATGGGTGGGGCGATTCGAGCGGGGTTTGAGATCGGTCTTTTCGATTTGGTCGGCAAGATTCAGGGGCAGTCGGTTGCGGGTGTGTTTGGCGGGGCGCTGAGGGATAAGTGGCGCGTGTGTTATCCGATTTTCAGGAATTATTCCAGGGAAGATGCGGAGGCGAATATTGCGCGCGTCAATCGCCGGATGAAGGAGGGGCAGGATCTGTTTCGGCTGTATCACGGCGGCAATGTGGAGGCGGATGAGATTTTTTTGGATGGGGTGAAGTCGTCCTGGGGCGATCAGTTTGTGTTGAAGTCGCTCGATTTTAGCGGCGCGCACAAGTGGAAACGGGTGGTGCAGGCGCTGGATGTTTTGCTGAGGTATTACAGGCCTTTTCATCTGGAATCAGTCTCTGACCGGAGAGATCTGGAGGGTCAATACGAGGTGCGAAAGCGGATTGATTTGCCCATCAGCGAGCACGTCAGTTCACTGGATCAGGCCTATCAGTTTGCCCGGCACCGGTATGTCGATATTTTTAATATCAGTTTGTCGGGTGCAGGGGGATTTACAAATGCGCTGCATATCGCGCAGGTTGCCGATGCGGCTGGTCTGTCGTGTCTGGTGGGTACGACGCAGGAGCTGTCCATTGGCGTGGCGGCTCAGGCGACGTTTGGTTCTGTGGTGGAAAATCTCGATTATCCGGGCGATCCGACAGGTGGGTTGCTGTATGAGAGCGATGTGGTTAAGGAGCGCATACAATACGAGAAGGGTTATGTGATTTTGCCAGAAGGTCCGGGGTTGGGGATGGAATTGGATGAGGAGAAGGTTGCCGCGATTTCAGAGCCTTTGAGTTCTGTGTCTTAG
- a CDS encoding urease accessory protein UreD → MSSLPSQIEVTRNGSHSVLTACRSVAPLKLLNPAAQGDYCAVVLSSYGGGMVEGDATTLCVRCGEGAALYLGTQAFTKVYKSPNGIPCKQIIGGEVEAGGLAVVLPDPVVPYSRSVFEQEQTWHLASDSCLVLADGHTAGRVAFGECFGYTSYRSDITVHTAERPVLIERYYSEPGTLSPVHTGAFGAYGVVFNIFVAGNSARFSCLVESLSQALAPLLKFSQDSLLLSFASPRPDFFVIRSLAQNVECLLPLYTALRDAIAHPNVLGADPLARKY, encoded by the coding sequence ATGTCTTCCCTCCCTTCCCAAATTGAGGTGACTCGCAATGGCTCCCATTCTGTCCTTACTGCCTGTCGCTCAGTTGCGCCTTTGAAGTTGCTCAATCCCGCCGCACAGGGCGATTATTGCGCTGTTGTGCTTTCCAGTTATGGGGGCGGTATGGTGGAGGGGGATGCGACGACGCTGTGTGTGCGCTGTGGCGAAGGGGCAGCTCTTTATCTGGGTACTCAGGCGTTTACCAAAGTTTATAAGAGTCCCAATGGTATTCCGTGTAAGCAAATAATTGGCGGTGAGGTTGAGGCCGGGGGCCTTGCCGTTGTTTTGCCCGATCCCGTTGTTCCATACTCGCGAAGTGTTTTTGAGCAGGAGCAGACGTGGCATCTGGCGTCTGATTCGTGTCTGGTGCTTGCCGATGGTCATACGGCTGGACGCGTGGCTTTTGGCGAGTGTTTTGGGTACACGAGTTACCGGTCTGATATTACTGTGCATACGGCGGAACGCCCGGTTCTGATCGAGCGCTATTATTCCGAGCCGGGGACGTTGTCGCCGGTACATACGGGTGCGTTTGGGGCTTATGGTGTTGTTTTTAATATTTTTGTTGCGGGTAATTCCGCGCGTTTTAGCTGTTTGGTTGAAAGTCTTTCCCAAGCGCTCGCTCCTTTGTTGAAATTCTCGCAGGATTCTCTATTGCTTTCTTTCGCTTCCCCAAGGCCCGATTTTTTTGTGATACGATCCCTCGCGCAAAATGTCGAGTGCCTTCTTCCTCTCTATACAGCCCTCCGCGATGCAATTGCCCATCCCAATGTTCTCGGTGCAGATCCGCTGGCGCGAAAGTATTGA